GTATATACTAAAgaaattactgtagtgtttttgctgatTGTAGtatggtatactgtagtatttactgtactgCATTTGCGGACTGTAATATACgtatgtagtatttactgtagtgttttgggggacattactgtagtatttactgtagtatttttgTTTTATTACCTTTGACATAGAAGTGGGGGGCTTTTTCCTtgaggaaacctactggagaaatactaagAGAGAAAATGTgccataacctgtaggtagggcAAACTGGGTTCTGAACAGAGAATTCAGCGCTTCTGCTCTTGTCTATAACCATACGCTTTATACATGGCATGTAGGTTTCTTACTTACGAAGTgcacaaattgggatatgggGGACGGGAATGGGCAGAATATATGCAAATtacatactgtagtatttactatagctAAAgaatgtagtgtttttgtggactgtagtgtttttgcagaggtTTTTGTAGTATTTACTACACTGTTTTTTTGTGTGGATaacactgtagtatttactatagtattctacagtatactacaacattctaaactaagtactacacatgatcgaggaatagtacagtctagtataagtactacacatgatctaAGAATAgtacagtgtgtagtgtagttttCTATAGCAAACTTAGTTTTTTTGTAAATTAGCTAAATTTGGAGAGAGACATGAGCAGATAGCAGCAACTGTTTCCCCCACATACCACATTATCTGAAAATAGTCTTCACTCTGTATTTCTCATGGCCTGACAAATGACTAACTCAGATGATTGGTCCCGTGACTCTAAGTTTGGGGTCAGATGAAGATGGATAACCCATGATGACCTCACTGGATTAATCATAATCTATATAACTTAATCTATTGAGTAGAAGATGATTCTGTCATGTCACATACTACAACTGTTCTTTGCGTATAAACTTTTGCCTGTGCTATTCTTATGCACTCCAATTGTTATCAGTTGTACAGTATCATTGGTTCATATTAGTAGAAGTATAGGTAGTGCCTGTGATACTTTTGCATCATAACTCTCTATGGTGAACCTTCATTAACAAAGATAAGTGAAACTGAAAAGAGAACATTTCACGAAATTGAGTTTTGGATTGATGATTTCCTATGGGTATGCTTCCTTTTTGTATAACCTTTTTCTTTTTTGCTCTTGAGAATATTCTCTATTTGTAAGGATTGATTAAGCAACATTAAAATATTAAAATACATTATTCATGTTAGCTATATATTTCATGCCCAGCATCCAGGCAAGCCGATATGGATTTGATAACACTTTACATGATACTTCTCTTATACCTGTCTATTAACAATGTAATCTACTTTAATCTACATGTTTCTAATTGCAATGTATTTGAATTTGAGGAACAGAGTTGAGAGGTTGTGGAATATCTGTGGTATAGGGACAGATTAACTTGTGTAATAACAGAAACAGCTCAACTCAATGACTACACAATCACAATGTGATTACAaattctattattattattattattattattcctttATTATTCAGGGCACAGTGCTGAACTCATGGAAGGTGGTGTGGGTGGTGTTGTCTGAAGATGGGGTGGAGTTCttcaagagaaagacagacaacGCTCCTAAAGGAATGATCCCACTGAAGGGAGCTGTTCTGACCAGCCCCTGTCAGGACTTCAGCAAGAGGACGGTACAGTCACGTCACCTTTCAGTATTAAATATGAGTGTACGTGTCTATCCTTACTGTAGTGCCCCTCCCCCCCATGTACTGCAACATTGTCATTTTCTTGCAGTTTGTTTTTAAGCTGAGAACGGCCAAGAACCAGGACCATTACTTCCAGGCATcccacctggaggagagagagtcctGGGTGAAGGACATCAAGAGAGTCATCAGCTGTCTGCAGGGGGACAGAAAGTTCACCAGGAAGTCCACAAGGAGATCCATTCGCCTCCCTGATACCATCAACCTCAGGTATGACCTATGACCTGACATACAAACTACCTATAATCCATGACTACACTTACAGGAGCTACATACAGGTAATTGCAACTAAGTCATTTGATAACTTACGAAGTCTTGTCTACTTTCTTGTCTGCCTTTTCTCAGTGAGCTGTACATTCTAATGAGAGACCAGGAGGATGGTGTCAAAGAGCTGAagctggagaaggagaagagagtcTACAATCACTGCTTCACAGGTACAGTAGCACATAAATGTATTAGGACTTAGGTGACAGTGCATTTGCTTTAACTTGTTTTGAGTCATTGAATCTCATTGAGTTAGATCATACCACTTTTGATTATCTTCTTTATGCATGTCTCTTCAGGTGGTACGGTGGTGGACTGGCTGATTTCTAAGAACAAGGCCAGGAACAGGCATGAGGCTCTGATGTTGGCTACAGGACTCCTGACCGAAGGTTTCCTGCAGCCCGCAGGGGACCTGTCCAAAGAGGCAGTCGAGGGAGGAGCAGAGTCTGCCGTCCTCGATGATCCAGATGCACTCTATTACTTCGTGAGTGGATGGGTTGATTGTTGTTGTTAGTAATGTAGCTGTTAGTCTCAATATATTATTCCATATATGCTAGAAGATATGGAGATATAGTGGTCCTTTGCTAGAAGACACAGATTGAGATATGTTTGACCACTTCTGATGTTAGAAACATATATGTACTGTacgtatagtaccagtcaaaagtttgtacacacctactcattcaagttttacatttttatttttttactattttctactttgtagaataatagtgaagacatcaaaactatgaaataacacagaatcatgtagtaactaaaaaagtaatttaacaaatcaaaatatattttagatacttcaaagtagctacccttgatgacagctgtgcCCACTGttggccttctctcaaccagcttcacctggaatgattttccaacagacttgaaggagttcccacacatgctgagcagtttttggctgcttttccaactcatcccaaaacatcacaattgggttgaggtcgggtgattgtggagtccaggtcatctgatgcagcactccatcactctccttcttggtcaaatagcccttacacagcctggaggtgtgctgagtcattgtcctgttgaaaacaaatgatagtcccactaagcgcaaaccagatgggatggtgtatcgctgcagaattctgtgggaGCCATggaggttaagtgtgccttgaattctaaataaatcactgcacccccacaccatcacacctcctcctccatgcttcacggtgggaaccacacatgcagagaacatccgttcacttactctgcgtctcacaaagacatggcggttgcaaccaaaaatctcacatttggactcatcagaccaaaggacagatttccacctgtctaatgtccattgctggtgtttcttggcccaagcaagtctcttcatcTTATTGTTGTCATTTAGTGTTTCACGCagtctgattcacgcagtctcctctgaacagttgattttgagatgtgtgttttgcttgaactctgaagcatatatttgggctgcaatttctgaggctggtctaattaacttatcctctgaagcagaagtaactctgggtcttccttccctCATGAGAGGGAAAAATCTACAATGTATTATAAGTGAGTTTTAAATTATGAGATAATACTGTATCCAAATGGGAATTTACTTTGTATGGTGTGTTGCAGGCAGACAGTGGCTTCTTCTGTGAAGGCTACTCCAGTGATGAAGATGTGATTTTGAAGGAGGAGTTTAGGGGTAACATAATAAAACAGGGCTGCTTACTCAAACAGGTAAGACTGTCTAAAAACTCATTGAATATCTAGGGGATGAACAATTGTGATTATTACCGGTTACAATTGTGATTATTATtaccataccaccctgcatcccactgccagcttgcttctgaagctaagcagggttggtcctggtcagtgcctggatgggagaccacatgctgctggaagtggttttGGAGGGACAgcaggaggcactctttcctctggtcttaaATAAATATCCCAATGtgccagggcagtgattggggacatttccatgctgtctttcagatgggatgttaaacgggtgtcccgACTCTCTGatgtcattaaagatcccatggcacttatcgtaagagtagggctgttaaccccagtgtcctgggtaaattcccaagctgtctctcataccatcacagtcacctaatcatccccagtttacaattggctcattcatccccctcctctcctctgtacctattccccaggttgttgctgtaaatgagaatgtgttctcagtcaatttatcTGGTAAATAAAAAATGTGATATTTTGGGATGTCCTGAATGATGCTTTATTCCATACTTAAGGGGGTAATCTGCAGGCAGAAATTGTGTAAAGTGATAAATCTTTAAAAAGGATGTAAAGTACCCCACACACAGCACCATATCTGTGGTCGGTGCTGTTTTCACAACTGATAGTACCATCCATGAGGGTTTGTTTTCatgctctctcttttcccccaggGTCATCGGAGGAAAAACTGGAACGTGCGGAAGTTCATCCTCCGGGATGATCCTGCTTATATTCACTATTACGACCCCACCAAGGTACAGGATTACAGCAGAGTGGAACATGACAAAATTATTTTCAATTTCAATATAATTTTTCAAGAATATAAAAATGTGTCTTTCTCAATCTTTCCCTCGCTCTTGGCTAATGTCTTTCATTCATCTCCATCCTGactttgtctctctctagctaatctgttattttctctctctctttgccctcaatccctctttctcccccttccccaccctctctttctgtAGGGTGATGAGAACCCTTTGGGGTCTATCCACCTGCGAGGGTCTGTGATCACAGCAGTTGAGTTTGTTCCTGAGGGTGAGTTAATTACTGGGGGGTGGATTTAGACCAATCCAAATCCCACACTGAGTTCATTTACATGCACAGTAATAATtcgatattaaactgattatggcagcaGGCAGATTATGCAATAGTCATGTAAATGCCATACACTGCTTTTCTTAATTAGCGTACGGTCAAAATCGAAGTAAGTGTACGCCGATTAATAACACCTGTTTTTTTTTGTAATCTTTCAAATTGTTAGTACAGTGACAAGAAAACGTATGTGAACCCTTTTGAATGACCTGGATATCTGCATAAATTGGTCGTAACTTCACATCTGATATTCATCACAATAgtcaaacacagtgtgcttaaactaataacaaacaaattattttatttttcttgtctatattgaatacatcatttaaacattcacagtgtaggttggaaaaactGTGAACCCAAAGCTATTGACCACCAAAAGTGAATTGGAGTCGGGattcagctaacctggagtccaatcaatgagacgagatgttggttagagctgccctgccctacaAAAAAACACTCACAAGTAGAATTGCCtaatgtgaaccatgcctcgaacaaaatagatctcagaagacctaagattaagaatagTTTACTTTCaaaaagctggaaagggttacaaatgatctctaaaagccttgatgatCATCAGttcacggtaagacaaattgtctataaatggaaaaAATtcaacactgctgctactctccctaggagtggccatcctgcaaagattaCTGCAAGATCACAGCACaaaatgctcaatgaggttaaaaAGAATCCTAGTGTGTCAGCTAAAGTCTTGcaaaaatctctggaacatgctaacatctctgttgacaagtctacgatatgtaaaacattaaacaagaatggtgttcaggGGAAgacaccatggaagaagccactggtgTCCAAAAAAACCTGAAGatcgcaaaagagcacctggatttTCAAAAAAATTATGTATACAATCTTTATATGTCCGAACTCAAAATCAAATATGCTTCCCGGAAATAAAATGGTCGCTGTGGtagaacatttattttgattATTTTGATTTTCTGCATTAATCAGAATGCCATAAGGTAGCCTATTTTTAGATGTGTCCATATAAATATGTTTATTAGGGAAATCGTTCTTCTTGCAAGGCATGTAAACGTTGTAATCAAACTATTAAATTAATCTGACTATCTCCCACAATAATCACAATATTGTATGCATGTAACTGTACTCACTGTGACTTAGTGCTTGATTCATTGCGGTTGTTTTGGCGGTGTCAGAGGTGGAACTgagttagagctgtcaaatccacaagtggctCCAGGCATTATACCTAAAGATGCCATTgcccatgcagccttgtttacaagtttGAAACACTAGAATGTGACATATAATCTACACCTTGATTAGGATTGTAGAAATACTCAATATTTTGTTTCATGATTTTTCAATTTGAGTGTAAATATGGCCTACACTTTCTCATTCTGAACTACGTGAATGGGGTGGGTGTGGCTTCGTGACCATGATcacaagagcagctgctcaccgatGTGACTGCTCCAACCCAGTTCCACCTCTGACACTGCCAAAACATCCACTATGCGGGTGTCTGCTATCCCGGTTaatgcttgatctgattgaatctaggcctaggACTATGAAGTGTACTGTTTACTGTTAGCAATTCCCTTCAAACTCTTTTGACAATTTTTTCTTCTTCATTGTTTCTTGGTTCAGCCAAGAGGTATGATGTTGATGGGAATCTCTTTGAGATCATCACTTCAGACGACACACACTATTTCTTACAAGCGACTTCACccgaggagaggaagaagtggaTCAAAGCCATCCACACTGTGTCAAAAACCGGAAAGTAATCACAACAGGCCACATAGATAATTTGAACAACTTACATGGAGGGATATGGATTATGGTTGGCATGTACAAATACTTGTTGCAGAGCCAGAAGGAATCTGAATTGAAATCATTTAGCCCTAGAATTTGATGGATAAATGTCTGATCCAAAATTCAGCTTACGTGTTGTATGTTTCTTATTGTAATTATGTTGCATGATTACACATTTCCTGTACATATAGATAATATGCACCCTCACATGATTTTCATGATTCACCATGATGTGGGTCACTCTCACCTTTAGATATGAGATACAGGCAGACTGTGAAGAAGGGTACACTGTTTTGTGTAGAAAGGTGTGAAGTTCTGTAATGGTTTCTGGTGTGGCCTTCTGCTTTTCCATCCAGCTGCCTGAAAGAAATAGGAGTGTTAGAAGAATCTCACCATTGCAGACAGTTCCTACGACTGAACACACTTATCTGAACACACTTAACACTTTTCATATCCTGCCATTGAGGACCCTTGTCACTCTGTGGTTTTCATGATGTTCTTATCCCATTTCACTTGATATGCACATGGTCTATGTACTGACTGTATATCGCTGTGTTCTAAATCGAGTGTCTGTCAAAAAGTATCAATTAAATATCTACTCTATGTCTCCAACTTCTGGGTTCTGTCAAAAAGCAAATGTCCCAAAAAATGTGTTTTCAAACAACCAAGAATTGTGTGCCCCTACTATTTGACATGTATCTTTGACTCTCCTCGTGTTAATCTACTCTGACCAGGCGTTATGACATCCTGAAAGATGTATTGCCTCCCGGATACAATAAAAGGCAGGGTTCAGAACTTTCATGAAAAGCAGAATAGCAAACATATCATATCAaactgtgcctttccaaatcatgtccaatcaatttaattgtcGATAGGtgcactccaatcaagttgaagaaacatttcacggatgatcaatggaaacaggatgcacctgagctcaatttcgagtctcatagcaaagggtcagaTACTtggatacttgtatgcttgtatgctcagtcagattatatgcaacgcagaacacgctagataatatcaagtaatatcatcaaccatgtgtagttaactagtgattatgattgattgttttttataagataagtttaatgctagctagcaacttaccttggtttactgcattcgcataacaggcagtctccttgtggagtgcaacgagagagaggcaggtcgttattgcgttggactagttaactgtaaggttgcaagattgaatcgcccgagctgacaaggtgaaaatctgtcattctgtccctgaagtttctaggccgtcattgaaactaagaatgtgttcttaaactgacttgcctagttaaataaaggtatttttaaaaaaaaatgaaatcggcaaatcggcgcccaaaaataccaatttcaaattgttatgaaaacttgaaatcggccctaattaattggccattccgattaatcgtcgacctctagtctcaacgtcaacagtgaagaggcgactccaggattcTGGccttctagagttcctctgtccagtgtctgtgttcttttgcccatcttaatcttttctttttattggccagtctgagatatggctttttctagAACTTTAGAAGgcagatttaagtaaaaactgtatattggccactcagaaacattcactatcttcttggtaagcaaatcCTATGTATATTTGgacttgtgttgtaggttattgtcctgctgaaaggtgaattcctctagGAGTGTCTGTTGTGAAGCAGGTTTTCCTGAAGGAATCTTCCTGTACTTATCTCCATCCTATTTATTTTTTCCCCGGTACTGTACCGGGTAATCAAGCATACcaataccatgatgcagccaccatcatgcttgaaaataaggcgGCAGTTACTGTGTTGGATTGAACCCAAACgtaaggctttgcatttaggcaCAAACTTTTTTTTAGTGCTTTGTTGCATACAagatgtatgttttggaatatttatattctgtaaatttgtattattattttcactctgtcattgaaatcatcctcagttttctcccatcacagccattcaactctgtaactgtttcatTCGACTCATAATCAAATCCtggagcggtttccttcctctctggcaaccgAGTTAGGAAGTATGCCTGtaactttgtagtgactgggtgtattgatacaacatccaaggtataattaataacttcactgcGCACAAAGGGATATTCTAAATCTGCTTTTTTCCCCATATATATGTACCAATAGGTGCCATTCTTTgagtcattggaaaacctccctggtctttgatgttgaatctgtgtttgaaattgagagaccttacagataattgtgtgtatggggaacagagatgagatagTATTCCAAAAACATGCAACTTATAGTATGTGACTTGTTTAAgtaaatgtttactcctgaacgtatttaggctataacaaaggggttgaactCTTATTGACTAAAGACATTATAGCTTTTAATTTTGTATGAATAAAAAAGTTAGatataaaaacataattccactttgacattatgaggtatCTAAATGTAATAATTTTAAATTCAgggtgtaacacaacaaaatgtggaaaaagtcatggggcCTGAAATATTTTTGAAGGTGCTGTATAAACCATACAGAGTGTAGACATAGGAGCACCCTATtaccatacatactgtacataagtACCAAGCAAACTTAGACAACACATTCTAATACTTAAAAAATCCTTAGTTGACACTAAAATGTATATTCTATACTCAtttgaaaataaaaaatgttattATTTCTTTAATATGATAATATATTTTCAAAGGTGACTCCCTTTAAATGTCAGTGGAACGGACACTATTGGGGTCCCGACATCATGTTTGGGAACCACTAACCAAAATTATGAAAAGAGACCAGACATATCCGAATGACTCACAGGGGAGCACGTTGGTATCCAACATGACATTAACTGAAAAAAATGTATTATGTGGAGCCATTACTCAGACATAAAAATACCCTGTCCCCAGAGAGCTGCTTCCTGTTTGAACCTTCCTGTGTAGAATCATTACTGGGTGTCTAGCTTCACAGAAACCCAGGCATCAAATGAAACAGTGGAGCAAAGTATGCTATCCCACACATGCACACTTGAACCTTTCAACTTCAGGGCACTTTAAAGTAAAAGTCAAAAAtagatgtgtagaggtgtgtagttTTCTCTGATCTAAGATGCAAATCCTCAACAGAAAATAAGATGATATGAAACAGTTGATCATCAGCAGACTAGGGATTCAAGGCACTTTGACGACAACACCTTATTACAAGAATCAATGTGAATTGAAGTTTAAATCTACATGCGCAACTCCAACTCTAGATCAGGGATTGACAACTCCAATCCTCGGGAGCTGGAGTGGTGTCACAGTTTTCCCGATCTCTAGCAAACACAACTGATTAAACTAATTGTATTCTGAAGATCATAAATAGTTGAATAttggtgtgttagctggggctgggacAAAAGGCCCCGGTGGATTGGAGCTGCACATCCCTGGTCTAGATACTTATGTAACAATCATTATCTTGGCTTTTCTTTGCAGACACCAACGTCTACCACAATCAGAAACTGgattttccctctcttttctaaCATAGTAACTTCACACTTCTCAAATGTGATCATTTTCTAATTTCACAACTCTCTGCTAGGATGTACCTCAGGGGTGTCAAACTGattccatggagggccgagtgtctgcgggtttttggattttcctttcaattaagacctagacaacgaggtgaggagagttccttacAAATGTGTGGGTGCACATTTAGGTTTTAaaccctagcactacacagctgattcaactaatcaaagcttgatgatgagttggttatttgaatccgCTGTGTTGTGCTAGAATGGAATAATGTCTGTAATGGTTTAAAACACATCCACTCCATTCCAGcatttattatgagccgtcctcccctcagcagcctccagtgCTGCACACACATTGATCTGTTaatcttgacgctacccatcccgttGGCGGTATCATTTtcgtcagcaaccgctgaatagcatagcgccacagtcaaataatatttctaaaaaatattcatattcatgaaatcacaagtgcaatattgcaaaacatagtttagccttttgttaaaccacctgtcgtctcagatttttaaatgatgctttacagcgaaagcaatccaagcgtttgtgtaagtttatcgatagcataccaaaacattatgtacactaagcattaagtagctaggtcacgaaaatcagaaacgcaatcaaattaatcgtttacctttgatgattttcggatgttttcactcacgagactcccagttacacaacaaatgttccttttattccataaagattatttttatacccaaaatacctctgttatgttcagaaatccacaggaaagagcgatcacgacaacgcagacataatattccaaataatatccataatgtccacatgtcaaacattttttataatcaagcCTCAGGTtgtttataaaatatatattcgataatatatcaaacGGGTGTGTAGGTTTTACTCTTTACTCTGTagcgcaaaactcactctgagagcccccacctatccacttacgcaatgtgatctttcacactcatttttcaaaataaaaccctgacactatgtctaaagactgttgacaccttagggaagacatagaaaaatgaatctggttgatatccctttaaatggaggataggcatgcataggaacagagagttttcaaaataagaggcacttcctgattggattttcctcagggtttcgcctgcaatatcagttctgttatactcacagacaatatttttacagttttgaaaattttagagtgttttctatcctaatctgacaattatatgcatattctagtttctggagctgagaaataggcagtttcaaatgggtacgttttttagccaaaaacgaaaatactgccccctacatgCAAAAGCTTCAGAGGTCAAGCTTATGTAATTGTATtcttaacctctctgcgcaccgaATCCGTTAGCAGtatgaaattccacaacatacggtgatcgctacataaatggTCATATTAAACAAATACAGGTGTCTCCCGtgtttcgaaagcctagaatcttgctaatccaacttcgttgtcagatttaaaaaaggatttactgcgaaataatacaatgtgattatctgaggatagagccacataaaaaaaaacaaatatttcaaccagcacaggcgtaacaaaatcacaaactgcaataaaataaattgtttacctttgacgatttcctctgtttgcaatcccaatgctcattgttacacaatgaaaggtcttttgtttgataaaatcaatttttatagcctaacacgaaacgtTTTATGAACCGCTTGTGTcttgaattccgtctcattccattttcgacaaCACATTCGATGAAAATACACAAactaaacgtgacttttccagtcatgtttggtttaaTTGCAATCACCTGGTTTGTTTGTtacacaaccaaacctgatgggtcatttcgcgggacgtattgattcccaaatggaggaatagTTTTTGAACGGAGAGggcatcgttttggactggtaagttttTCTCATGCcaatgccgttgtttgaaattaataatataaaatataatttgtgaaatgaaatagcctggttgaggggagggcaggcccacaacaatggccaaagtgaaatggagacagtagataca
This genomic interval from Oncorhynchus keta strain PuntledgeMale-10-30-2019 chromosome 2, Oket_V2, whole genome shotgun sequence contains the following:
- the LOC118400223 gene encoding pleckstrin-like, which produces MEPKQIKEGYLVKKGTVLNSWKVVWVVLSEDGVEFFKRKTDNAPKGMIPLKGAVLTSPCQDFSKRTFVFKLRTAKNQDHYFQASHLEERESWVKDIKRVISCLQGDRKFTRKSTRRSIRLPDTINLSELYILMRDQEDGVKELKLEKEKRVYNHCFTGGTVVDWLISKNKARNRHEALMLATGLLTEGFLQPAGDLSKEAVEGGAESAVLDDPDALYYFADSGFFCEGYSSDEDVILKEEFRGNIIKQGCLLKQGHRRKNWNVRKFILRDDPAYIHYYDPTKGDENPLGSIHLRGSVITAVEFVPEAKRYDVDGNLFEIITSDDTHYFLQATSPEERKKWIKAIHTVSKTGK